Part of the Amycolatopsis sp. 195334CR genome is shown below.
CCGACGTCGACCTGGACGGGCAACTCAGGCCTTGGGCACCGAGAGCAGCAGCGCGTCGCCCTGGCCACCGCCACCGCACAGGGCGGCGGCACCGAGTCCGCCACCGCGGCGACGCAGCTCGTGCACCAGGTGCACGACCAGCCGGGCACCGGAGGCACCGATCGGGTGGCCGAGCGCGATGGCGCCGCCGTCGACGTTGACCTTGTCGTGGTCGAGGCCGAGCTGCTTCGCCGAAACCAGGCCGACGGCGGCGAAGGCCTCGTTGATCTCAACGAGGTCGAGAGCGCCGACGTCCAGCTTGGCCTTGGCCAGCGCGGCCTTGATCGCGTTGGACGGCTGCTCGTGCAGGCTCGCGTCCGGGCCGGCGACCACACCGTGCGCGCCGATCTCGGCGAGCGGCGTGATGCCGAGTTCCTCGGCCTTGGCGCGGCTGGCCACCACCACGGCCGCGGCACCGTCGGAGATCTGGGAAGCGGAGCCGGCGGTGATGGTGCCGTCCGCGGCGAAGGCGGGGCGCAGCTTGGCGAGGCCGTCGGCGGTGGTGTCGGCGCGCACGCCCTCGTCGGTGTCGAAGACGATGGGGTCCTTCTTGCGCTGGGGGATCTCGATCGGCGCGATCTCCTCGGCGAAGCGCCCGGCTTCGATCGCGGCGGCGGCGCGCTGGTGCGAGCGTGCGGAGAACTCGTCCTGCTCTTCGCGGGTCAGGCCGTAGCGCTCGTTGTACTTCTCCGTCGACGAGCCCATGGCGACCTGGTCGAAGGCGCAGAAGAGGCCGTCGTGCGCCATGTGGTCGACCAGGGTGGTGTCGCCGTACTTGAAGCCGGAGCGCGACTTGGGCAGCAGGTGCGGTGCCTGGGTCATCGACTCCTGACCACCGGCCACCACGAGGTCGAACTCGCCGGCGCGGATGAGCTGGTCAGCCAGCGCGATGGCGTCGAGGCCGGAGAGGCACACCTTGTTGATCGTCAGCGCGGGCACGTCCATCGGGATGCCGGCGGCCACGGCGGCCTGGCGGGCCGGGATCTGGCCGGCGCCAGCGGTGAGGACCTGGCCCATGATCGTGTACTGCACCGCATCGGGTGAAACGCCGGCGCGCTCGAGCGCCGCCTTGATCGCGATTCCGCCGAGTTGCGCGCCGGAGTAGTCCTTCAGCGAACCCAGCAGCCTGCCGATCGGGGTCCTTGCCGCGCCCAGGATGACCGAGCTGGACTGTGTTCCGGACATGAGCAGCCTCCAACGGCGAACGACGGCGGTCCGTTCGACCATACCGGGCGGTGTGGCTTCTTGAATGAGTCAGTGTGAGCTGACGCACGACGCCTTTTCCGCGAACAGGACCTATTGTCGCTTCTCATGAATGAAGCGCTGAAGCCGTTCGTCACGACGATCGATCACGTCGGCATCGCGGTCGCCGACCTCGACGCGGCGATCGCCTTCTACGCGGAAACCTTCGGCCTCGAGGCGACCCACACCGAGACCAATCACGACCAGGGTGTCCGTGAGGCGATGCTGCACGCGCCCGGCGACCACGACGGACCCGCCATCCAGCTCCTCGCGCCGCTGTACCCCGACTCGACCATCGCGAAGTTCCTCGACAACCGCGGGCCGGGGCTCCAGCAGCTCGCCTACCGGGTGTCCAATGTGGAAGAAGCGATGGCCGCGCTGAAGGCGAAGGGACTGCGGGTCATCTACGACACGCCGCGCCCGGGCACGGCGGGTTCGCGGGTGAACTTCGTCCACCCGAAGGACGCCGGTGGCGTGTTGATCGAACTCGTCGAGCCCGCGAAGACCAGCGGCGACGCGGAAGGCTGAGCACGCAGCCGCAGGCGGCGAGCCTCAGAGCCAGTCGGCGAGCCTCAGAGCCTGCTGGAGAGCTGGAGAGCTGACCTATCAGCCGGAGGCGTGACGGCGGGCGGCGCGACCAGGGCGCTCGAGAAGTGGTTACGTCGCCGGGGCGGCTCGGAAGGTCAGGGCCCTGGCGATGAAGTTGAGCTCCCGCTCCATCTGCTCCGGCTGGTCGTCTTCGGCGTGGCGCGCGACCGAGTGCCGGTAGCTCACCGCCAGCGCGAGCAAGCCAGCGGCGCTTTCCACGTCGGTCATCGCGAGGCCGCCGACGCCCGCGGCCAGGATGACCGCCTCGACCTGGCGTACCAGCAGCTTGAATCGATCCTGAAGCGCGTCGCGCACCGCGTGGTGGGTGTCGGCTTCGCGCCACAGCAGATGAGACAACACCTGCGAGGCGCCCAGTCGCTGGTCCAGCTCCGAGACCAGGCGGCGCAGGCTCTCCGCGAGATCGCCGGGGACCACCACCCTGGACGGCTCCACGTGCTCGTCCGGCAGGCGCTCGACCAGTGCGCTCAGCAAATCCGTCTTGCGCTTGAAGTAGTAGTGCACCAGGCCCTTCGGCACGCCCGCCCGTTCGGCGATGCGGGAGGTCGGGGTGGCGTCGAAGCCGGACTCCGCGAAAAGTTCCTCGGCAGCGGTGAGGATGCGCTCCTTCGCCGAAGGGTCCTCGCCGGTACTACCCCGTGCCACCGAACCCCACCCCTTCCGCGTGCGCCGGGCCTCACCGTAACGTGGCCAGGCCCGGCCCACGCGAATTGTCAGTGCTGCCCGGCCGTGCGGTCGTGGGCGGCGTTGGCCACCGGCAGCGCGGTCGCGCCGGCGATCATGGTCAGCCCGCCGATGATCCACGAGGACCAGGCGGCACCCATCATGTCCGAGTAGCCGATCACCCACGGCGAGATGAACAGCAGCGCACCCAGCACGATCTGGATGCCCTCGCCGTACACCAGGCCCGGCATGGCCAGCGAGACCAGGCCGTCGATGGCCACCAGTGCGCCCAGCACGATGAGCGTCCACATGGCTGCCGTCTCGGTCTCCATCCACAACGGCGTCAGCACCGCCACCACCCCGAGCACGACCTCAGCCCAGTCGTGCGGACGGGTCCACGGGCTCGTCGACATCTCGCGCACCGAGATCACCTCCGTTTGCCAGGAGAACCGTGTGTTTCGCGGTTCACCCCGATGGTCCTCCTTGGTTGGCCGGCCGGTCAAACATCTGCGGGTCACGAACGCGTGTAGGGGCTACGCCCGTCGGGGGACTTCGGCGTGGTCGAAGTCTCTTCCGGGTTGAGCCCGGCGTTACTCGCCAGTAGTTTCTAGCGAACCGCGCCGACCCACGGAGGTTCGATGAGCGAGATCCAGCAGATCACCCAGGCTGTGCTGTCCGGGGAGCCGGGCGAGGTGGCGTCGATCGCGGTGCCGGAGAGCTACCGGGGCATGACCGTGCACGCCGACGAGGTCGGCATGTTCGAGGGGCTCGCCAGCCGCGACAAGGACCCGCGCAAGTCGCTGCACCTCGACGAGGTCGCCACCCCCGAACTCGGGCCGGGCGAGGCGCTGGTCGCGGTGATGGCCAGCGCGATCAACTACAACACCGTCTGGACCTCGATCTTCGAGCCGATCCCGACGTTCAAGTTCCTGCAGCGCTACGGCAAGCTTTCGCCGCTGGCCAAGCGCCACGACCTGCCGTACCACGTGGTCGGCTCCGACCTGTCCGGCGTGGTCCTGCGCACCGGGGCCGGCGTGCACACCTGGAAGCCCGGCGATGAGGTGGTCGCGCACTGCCTGAACGTCGAACTGGAGAGCCCGGACGGGCACAACGACACGATGCTCGACTCGGAGCAGCGCATCTGGGGCTTCGAAACCAACTTCGGCGGACTCGCCGAGATCGCGCTGGTGAAGGCGAACCAGCTGATGCCGAAGCCGAACCACCTGACCTGGGAAGAGGCCGCTTCGCCGGGGCTGGTCAACTCGACCGCCTACCGCCAGCTGGTCTCGCGCAACGGCGCTGACATGAAGCAGGGCGACGTGGTGCTGATCTGGGGCGCGTCCGGCGGGCTCGGCTCGTACGCCACGCAGTTCGCGCTCAACGGCGGCGCCATCCCGGTCTGCGTGGTGTCCAGCCCGGAGAAGGCGGAGATCTGCCGGAAGATGGGTGCCGAGCTGGTCATCGACCGGAACGCCGAGGGCTACAAGTTCTGGAAGAACGAGCAGGAGCAGGATCCGAAGGAGTGGCAGCGGTTCGGTGCGAAGATCCGCGAGCTGACCGGCGGCGAGGACCCGGACATCGTCTTCGAGCACCCGGGCCGCGAGACCTTCGGCGCCTCGGTCTACGCCGCGCGCAAGGGCGGCACCATCGTCACCTGCGCCTCGACCTCCGGTTACCTGCACCAGTTCGACAACCGCTACCTGTGGATGAACCTCAAGCGGATCATCGGTTCGCACTTCGCGAACTACCGCGAGTCGTACGAAGCGAACCGGCTGATCGCGAAGGGGCTGATCCACCCGACGCTGTCGAAGACCTACCCGCTCGCCGAGACCGGGCAGGCCGCGCTCGACGTGCACCGCAACGCCCACCAGGGCAAGGTGGGCGTCCTGTGCCTGGCCCCGGAAGAGGGACTGGGCGTTCGTGATCATGAACTGCGGGCGAAGCACATAGCTGCGATAAACACCTTCAGAGGTGTGTGACGCCGCGGGCTAGGGTGGACCAATGAGTCTTGGCGACGACAGGGAACTCGTCCCACTGGGAGCCGGCTTCGACCTGGAGAAGCGGGGCTATCACCGCGCCCAGGTCGACGACCACCTCGAGCGGCTCGACGGTGAGCTCAAGATGCTCACCTCGGACCGCGACGCGGCCATCTCGCAGGCCGGGGACCTCGCCCGCCAGCTGGAGATCTCCCGCAGCGAGATCGCCGAACTGCGTGGTCAGGTCGAACGGCTGTCGCTGCCGCCCACCACCCTCGAAGGCCTTTCCGAGCGGCTGCAGCGCATGCTGCGCCTGGCGCAGGACGAAGCGTCGGACACGCAGGCACGCGCCGAGGCCGAGGCCGCGCACATCCGGGCCAAGGGTGAGTCGGACGCGGCGGCGCTGCGTGCCGAGCACGAGGTCCGGCTGAAGCAGCTCGACGAGCGCCGTGAGGAGATGGAGCGCGAGCACCGCGGTGTTCTGGAGACGGCGCGCGCCGAGGCGGAGAAGATCACGCAGGCGGCGAAGGACGAGCGCGACCGCCTGGACAGCGAAGCCGAGCAGCGGCGCACCCAGGTCGAAGAAGACTTCGAGATCGCCATGGCGGCGCGCCGGACCGAGGCCATGCGGACGCTCGCCGAGCAGGAGGCGACCAGCAAGGCGGAGGCCGAGCGGCGGCTGCGCGAGGCGACCGAAGAGGCCGCGAAGATCCGCGCGAAGGTGGCCGAAGAGGAAGCCGCGGCGAAGGCGGACATCGAGCGCCGCCAGCGGGAATCCGTCGAGGACGCCAACAAGCGCAAGCAGGACTCGACGAACGAGGCGAACGCGCGGCTCACCGAGGCCGCCGACGAGGCTCGGCGCCGGGTTCGGGAAGCAACAGAGGAAGCGAACCGCCGGATCAACCACGGCCTCGAGCGCGTGGAGGCCCTGCGCAAGCTCCGCGAGAGCATCGCCAGCCAGGTGCAGGCCGCGCGCCAGGTGCTTTCGGAGGCCGAAGCCGTGCTGCACCAGGATGCCGGGGGTGCCACGGCGGTGGCACCGAAGCCGCACCAGCCGGGCGGTCCCAACCGGCCGGGCGGACCGAAGCCCGAGGGGTCCAACCAGGCCGCGGGGCCCGATCAGCCGACCCGGCCCGCCCTGTCGACCGGAGCCAACCAGGTCGCCGGGTCCGGCCAGACGGCCGGAGCCAACAAGTCGACCGGCCCCGGTCAGGCGAGCGGCTCCGGTCAAGCAGGCGGGGCCAACCCAGCCGCCGGGCAGGCAGCCGGGTCCGGCCAGGCAGGCGGACCCGGCCAAGCAGGCGGACCCGGCCAAGCAAGCGGACCCGGCCAAGCAAGCGGACCCGGCCAGGCAGGCGGACCCGGGCAGGCCGGGTCGAAGCCGGGGGCGAAGCAGGCTGGACCTGGGAAGTCGTCAGGGTCCGGGGAGTCCGGGGCCGAGGCGACGGTCAAGCTCCCCAAGCCCACGCCCCAGCCGGCCCCCCGCAAGCCGGCGCCGGGTCAGCGGCCTGCGCAGGCCCGTCAGAAGCCCTAGTCTCAGCACCCACCGATCGCAGGAGGAAGACGAATGAGCGCCTACCAGACCGTGGTCGTCGGCACGGACGGTTCCGACTCTTCGTTCGCCGCGGTGGACCGGGCGGCGGCGGTCGCCGGGGACGCCGGGGCCACCTTGGTGATCGCCTGCGCCTACTACCCGGCGAACAAGGCCGACGTCGAGAAGGCCCAGGACGTGCTGCGCGACGAGGCCTACCAGGTGGTCGGCTCCGCCCCCGCCGAGGACACGCTGATCTCCGCGCGCGACCGCGCGGCCAAGGCGGGCGCGGAGAAGATCGAGACCGTCGCGCTGGTCGGCGAGCCGGTCGAGTCGCTGCGCAAGGTGGTTTCCGAGCGCTCGGCGGACCTGCTGGTGGTCGGCAACCGCGGGCTGAACACGCTGGCCGGGCGCATCCTCGGCTCCGTGCCGTCGGAAGTGGCGCGCAAGTCCGGCGTGGACGTGCTCATCGTGCACACCACCTGAGGTGCCGACCGACGCGGGTGATCCCGGCGAACTGCAGCAGCGCCTGGAAAAGGTGCTGCTCGGCGGCAGGCGCCGGTACACCCGCCTGCAGGTGGTCGAGAAGGCGGGCGTGCCCGAGGACCGGGCGCGGCGGCTGTGGCGGGCTCTCGGCTTCGCCACCGTCGAGGACGACGAGGTGGTCTTCACCGACGCCGACGTCGAAGCGATGCGCACGGCCGACAACCTGATCAAGGCCGGCCTGGTCGACGCGCGCGTGGAGACCGCGGTGACCAGGGCGCTGGGCCAGCACCTGTCGCGGCTGGCCGAGTGGCAGGTCCACATGCTGTGGGAGCTGATCACCGAGAACCCCGAGCTGGGCCGGAACGAGCGCCAGATCGCGCGGCTGGTGGACCGGCTGCTCCCCGAACTGGAGCGCGTGCAGAGCTTCGTCTGGCGACGGCACCTCGCCGCGTACGCCGGGCGCGCGCTGGCCACGCCCGACGAGGACCTGGAGTCGCGCAGCCAGGTCGTCGGCTTTGTGGACATGGTCGGCTTCACGCGGCTGACCAGGCGGATCGACGAAACCGAGCTCGACGGCATCCTGGACGCCTTCGAGACGGTCGCCTCCGAGGTGATCGCCGAGCACCACGGCCGGATCGTGAAGATGATCGGCGACGAGGTGCTGTTCGTCGCCGACACCTCGGCCGACGCGGCCGAGATCGCGTTGACGTTGAACGAACGCGTCGAGGCCGATTCCTCCCTCCCCTCGGTCCGTGCCGGTATGGCCGCGGGGCGCATCCTGAGCCGGTTCGGCGACGTCTACGGTTCGGTGGTCAACCTCGCCGCCCGGCTCACTTCGGTGGCCAAGCCGGGCACCATCGTGGTCGATCGCGAACTGGCCGCCGACCTGTCCGGCGATCCGGCCTACGAACTGCGGTCGAGGCGGGCGGTTTCTGTCCGGGGGTACAGCAGGCTCAAACCGTGCTCGTTACGCCGGGCGCGTGAACGGCCCGGAAACCGCTTCGAAAGCAGCCAGCAACTCGCCGCCGAGATGCTTGGCCTGCGACAAGCCCGTGCCGAGGGCGTCGAGAACAGCCTGGACGAGGACTTTCCCGGCTACCGCAAGTAGTCGACTCGCGTGCGCTAAGTATCCCCCAAATTTCTTATTTCGCCTACGTCGGAGCACGCGTAGAGTGACTCCGCGCACTCAAACGGACACTCTCAGCTCTCATCCTGTTGAGCTAGCCCATTTCCGAGGAGGTGAAACCTGTGCGCGCCGACCCCGGCAGAGACGGGAAACGGACGCGAAGCCCGCTCCAGGAGATCTTCTGGACGCGGACCAGCCTGCTCCTGCTCGTCCTGGTCGTGGTTTCGATCACCTGCCTGTTCCTGGCCAGCGGCATGGATCCGGGGAACGGCAAGAACTTCGTCAATTCGGTCGGCACCGGCACGATGATCTCCGCGGTGGTCGGTTTCGGGCAGACGCTGATCACGGCGGCCGCCTCGCAGCGGGCCCTCGTGGCACCGGTGATCGACGAGAGCAGGCGGGCACTGGAGAAGCTCGCCGCCGAATACCGGTCGCTGAACAGGGAGTTCTTCCCCACCGACGTGTTCGAGGCGACCCCCGAGCCGGACCCCCGGTTCAACGAGTTGATGATGCGGGACCTCGCGGGCAGCAGGCAGTACTTCTTCCGCGGGTTCTCCGGCCGGTTCGCCGCCGCCAGGTTGCTGCTCTCCCACGCCGAGTGGGAGATGCGGGCGGTGCTGGCCGACCCCAGCGACCCCACCACGATCAGCGGCCGCGCCCGTTACCTGCTGCGCCAGGAAGGCCCCGAAGCGGACTACGAAGCGATCCAGCGGCGGCTGCAGGACGAGATGGGCATGGGGCTGGTCGGGTTGTTCCTGGCCAGGAGCCGCTGCACGCGGATCGACCTGACCGTGGTCACCGATCCCCCGCTGGACCGGCTGGAGATCTTCGACGACTGCGTGTGGGTCACGCTCTACAGCGACGTCGGCCCCGAAAGCGCGCTGTACCCGCGAACCCTGCGGTTCTCCGAGGGTTCGTTCGTCTACAACATGGAACGTGCCGAGTTCCTCCGGCTCGGCGGTGGCCGGAACGGCAGGCACTTCCAGATCACCCCGGAGACCACCCGGGCGGATTTCATCGCACTGTTCGGCCGGGCCACCGGCCGGCCGTTGTCCGAGGAGCAGTTCAGTGAGCTGGAGGGCCGGTTCCGGTCCTTCTCCCAGGAATTCTCCACCGCCGCTGGGCTGAGGAGCTGATAGATGGTGTTGACCCGCACATGCCCACTCGCCGAGCTGGCCGCCGACGTGGCCGCTCGCCGGGTCGGCTCCGACGACGACTGGCGGGCGCTCGCGGAGCCGTTCCAGCACTGGGCCGCCCGGCCCGGCCTGCGAGCCGAGCTGCGCGCGCACATCCAGTCGCTGCCGCCGGAACCGGCCAGCGCGATGATCCGGCGATCCAGGGAGACGACCACGCACTTCGCCTGGTGCCTGCGCGACGAACGGGACGAGCCGTTCTCGTTCTGGCTGCACGAATACAAACCGCAACGGGATTGGCGGCACGGTTACGCCGATTCGGTGCACAACCACCGGTACCACTTCTGGACCACCATCCTCCGCGGCAGCTACCTGCACGAGCGGTACGCCGCCACGCTGGATGTGGCCAGCGGCCTGATCACTTCGGCCCGGTTGATCCACGGTGACGACTACCCGGCGGGTACCACCGGGGTGCTGTTGGCCGACGAGTTCCACCGGATCCCGAAAGCGGCTGACAACACGATGACCTTTTTGGTGAAGTCACGACCAGTGAACGAATGGAGCGTTTCCTATGATCCATTGACCCGAACGAGTCACCGGCACGTTCCGGTGGAGACCCGTTTGGGGGAGCTTCTGGAACGAATCTGAAGTCGGACGTAGCGCACTAGCGATTACCATTCACTCCACCCGGCTGCCTTCCCCAGCCGGTTCGGAGGGGATCGATAATGCGCGCCCACCAAACCGTTGTCCACGCGACCTTCAACTCCGTGCCCGCCGCGGCGATCAACGCCGTCGAGCAGGCCGTGCGGCAGCTCTGCCTGCGCTACGCCGAGCGGCTGCCGTTCCACGGCTGGCACCACGTCAGCTTCGTCCGGTCGAAGTCCGTCGGTTTCGCCGAGCACAACGGCGCCGACGTGAGCATCGTCGAAACGGCCGCGCTGGTGCACGACGTCAACTACCTGGTCCGCCGGAACTCGCCGGCCGCCGAAGGCAGCGGCCTGCGCAGGGAACTGCTCGCCGACGCCGGCGTGCCGCTCCGCGCCGCCGAACGCATCGACGCGATCATCGACGAGGCCGAAATGGCCAATCGCGGACCGGACATTTCGCTCGAAGCGCAGGCGCTCAGCGATGCCGACACCCTGTTCAAAGCGCTGCCGGTGACCCCGGTGGTGCTGGCGCACAAGTACCTGCGCGAGAACGGGCTCAGCCTGCGCGAGCTGGCGAACAAGATCGTCGGCGAGCAGCGCGACGTGCACGACGAGGGTTACTACTTCTACAACGCCGAAGCGGCCGCCGAATATTCGCGCTGGGCGCTGGCGAACCTCGAGCTGTGGCAGTGCATCAAGGAAGCGGTGGACGACCCGGCGGTCGAGGAACTGCTCGACGCGGTCGACCAGGTCGACGTCGCGGCTTCCTGAACCACTCCGCTACCGCGCACAGGGGCCAGTACGGGTGTGGATGCGTGAATTCATTCACACGCGATGATGAACCTCCCGCACCCGGGTCCCGCCATTCGGACGGTTCTTCTCCCCACACGGCTGAATTCGCGCCACGAATAACCGGGCGCCACTATTGTGGCCGTGCAGGGCCATCGAATGGATAGGAGTCATGGTGCCGGACAAGGTCGTGGCAGGACGAAGAGAACCGCAGCCCCAGGGCCTCAGCTCGCTGGGCAAGGACCTGCGGACCAGGGTCTCCAGCGACACCTACGAAGCCACCGAAAAGATTGCCAGGAAACGCGGGGTGAGCATGGCGCATATCGTGCGCCAGGCGGTGGAGAATTACCTGGAGAAGGCACGCTGACACAGTGATGCGTTCGATGTCACAGTGGCCATCGAACGCATCAGCTTAATTGAATATTGAATCAGCGATCCGCGGGCAGTACCGCGTACTGGCGGACGTAGAGATCGGTGTAGGTGACCGGACCGCGCGGGCCGGGCACCTTGTCCAGGTTGATCCCGGTTTCCGGGACCCCGCGCAGTTTGAAGCCGTCGAGCAGGCGGGTGGGGGCGTTCCAGAAGACGCCGGTCCCGGTGTAGCCGTCGAAGAAGGCCTCGGCGGTGGCCGCGTTCTCGGTGGCGATGCCCGCCGCGAGCCCGGAGGTCTGCTCGTTGGCGATCCGCGTGGCCTCCTCGACGCCCGCCACGGTGGAGACGGTGACGGTGGCCTCGCGGTCCGAATCCAGGGCCCACTCGTAGCCGATGGCGTGCTCGTGGGGCGGCAGCGACGCGGTGACGCCGCGTCCGGCGAGTGCCTCGCTCACCACCGGCCACACCTTGTCGTGGATGGGCTCGTCGATCAGCAGCAGGTTCAGCCGGTTGCACACGCCGAGCCGGTCCAGGCTGCCCGAGACGAGCGCGCGCACCTTGTCCAGGTCCGCCGCCTCGTCGATGAAGAGCACACCACCGCCGTCGGCGTGCGCGAGCGTGCGCACCCCGTGCTGGGCGGCCTCGGTGGCGAGCGCGCGGGTGCTGTCGCCGCTCCCCCGCAGGATGACCAGCGGGATCAGACCGGGCTGCGCGACCAGTGCGGCCGCGGCATGCCGTTCGGCGCGCGGCACGAGTTGCACCGCGTCCTGGTCGATCCCGGCTTCGGCCAGCGCGGGCGCGATGACGATCTCGAGCAGGCGCTGCGCGGAGCCGAGCGCGGCGGAACCGGTGCGCAGGACCCCGGCGTTGCGGGACTTCACCAGCTGGGAGGCCACGTCCACGGTCACGTTCGGCCGGGCTTCGTAGTTGGCGCCGATCACGCCGACCGGACGGCGACGCTCCACCAGTCGCAGTCCACCATCCAAAGTGGACAGCGGGACGGTGCGCTCGGAGTGCGGTGCGGCGGCGAGCAGGCGGAGCTGCTCGGCCATGCCGGTGAGCCGCTCCTCGGTGATGGTCAGCCGATCCAGCAGGCCGGCGCTCATCCCGTCTTCACGGGCCTTGGCCACGTCGGCGGCGTTCGCCTCGAGCACGGCGTCGCGGTTCGACAACAGGCGCTCGGCCATGCCGATGAGCGCCGCGTCGATCGCCTCGTCCGGCGCGGCGGCCAGAGACGGAGCGGCGCGCTTCGCCGCGCGTGCGCACTCTTCCACTGCCTTGGCCACGTCGTCGCTCATGGGACCAGTTTGCCGCACGCGTGAACTCAGCTGAGCACGGGTTCGAGCAGCCAGCTCCCGCCCAGGAACAGGCTGCCGAACGCGAGCACACCGAGCACGAGCAGCCACAACGCCACCGGGACGCCGGTGAGCCTCGCCAGCTGGTCGACGTCGGAGTCGCGCGCGGCGCCGCGACGGCGTTTCGACTGCAGCTCGAAGACCGGGCGCACGCCGCCCAGCAGGAGGAACCAGGTGATCGCGTAGACGCAGACCGCCTGCACTCCGGGTGGCGCCAGCAGCGCGACGCAGCCGAGCCCGATCGCCGCGGCGACCACGGAGAACGCGCCGT
Proteins encoded:
- the ccrA gene encoding crotonyl-CoA carboxylase/reductase; the encoded protein is MSEIQQITQAVLSGEPGEVASIAVPESYRGMTVHADEVGMFEGLASRDKDPRKSLHLDEVATPELGPGEALVAVMASAINYNTVWTSIFEPIPTFKFLQRYGKLSPLAKRHDLPYHVVGSDLSGVVLRTGAGVHTWKPGDEVVAHCLNVELESPDGHNDTMLDSEQRIWGFETNFGGLAEIALVKANQLMPKPNHLTWEEAASPGLVNSTAYRQLVSRNGADMKQGDVVLIWGASGGLGSYATQFALNGGAIPVCVVSSPEKAEICRKMGAELVIDRNAEGYKFWKNEQEQDPKEWQRFGAKIRELTGGEDPDIVFEHPGRETFGASVYAARKGGTIVTCASTSGYLHQFDNRYLWMNLKRIIGSHFANYRESYEANRLIAKGLIHPTLSKTYPLAETGQAALDVHRNAHQGKVGVLCLAPEEGLGVRDHELRAKHIAAINTFRGV
- the mce gene encoding methylmalonyl-CoA epimerase, with protein sequence MNEALKPFVTTIDHVGIAVADLDAAIAFYAETFGLEATHTETNHDQGVREAMLHAPGDHDGPAIQLLAPLYPDSTIAKFLDNRGPGLQQLAYRVSNVEEAMAALKAKGLRVIYDTPRPGTAGSRVNFVHPKDAGGVLIELVEPAKTSGDAEG
- a CDS encoding acetyl-CoA C-acetyltransferase; the encoded protein is MSGTQSSSVILGAARTPIGRLLGSLKDYSGAQLGGIAIKAALERAGVSPDAVQYTIMGQVLTAGAGQIPARQAAVAAGIPMDVPALTINKVCLSGLDAIALADQLIRAGEFDLVVAGGQESMTQAPHLLPKSRSGFKYGDTTLVDHMAHDGLFCAFDQVAMGSSTEKYNERYGLTREEQDEFSARSHQRAAAAIEAGRFAEEIAPIEIPQRKKDPIVFDTDEGVRADTTADGLAKLRPAFAADGTITAGSASQISDGAAAVVVASRAKAEELGITPLAEIGAHGVVAGPDASLHEQPSNAIKAALAKAKLDVGALDLVEINEAFAAVGLVSAKQLGLDHDKVNVDGGAIALGHPIGASGARLVVHLVHELRRRGGGLGAAALCGGGGQGDALLLSVPKA
- a CDS encoding HD family phosphohydrolase, producing the protein MRAHQTVVHATFNSVPAAAINAVEQAVRQLCLRYAERLPFHGWHHVSFVRSKSVGFAEHNGADVSIVETAALVHDVNYLVRRNSPAAEGSGLRRELLADAGVPLRAAERIDAIIDEAEMANRGPDISLEAQALSDADTLFKALPVTPVVLAHKYLRENGLSLRELANKIVGEQRDVHDEGYYFYNAEAAAEYSRWALANLELWQCIKEAVDDPAVEELLDAVDQVDVAAS
- a CDS encoding universal stress protein; amino-acid sequence: MSAYQTVVVGTDGSDSSFAAVDRAAAVAGDAGATLVIACAYYPANKADVEKAQDVLRDEAYQVVGSAPAEDTLISARDRAAKAGAEKIETVALVGEPVESLRKVVSERSADLLVVGNRGLNTLAGRILGSVPSEVARKSGVDVLIVHTT
- a CDS encoding adenylate/guanylate cyclase domain-containing protein, with translation MPTDAGDPGELQQRLEKVLLGGRRRYTRLQVVEKAGVPEDRARRLWRALGFATVEDDEVVFTDADVEAMRTADNLIKAGLVDARVETAVTRALGQHLSRLAEWQVHMLWELITENPELGRNERQIARLVDRLLPELERVQSFVWRRHLAAYAGRALATPDEDLESRSQVVGFVDMVGFTRLTRRIDETELDGILDAFETVASEVIAEHHGRIVKMIGDEVLFVADTSADAAEIALTLNERVEADSSLPSVRAGMAAGRILSRFGDVYGSVVNLAARLTSVAKPGTIVVDRELAADLSGDPAYELRSRRAVSVRGYSRLKPCSLRRARERPGNRFESSQQLAAEMLGLRQARAEGVENSLDEDFPGYRK
- a CDS encoding SPW repeat protein; this encodes MSTSPWTRPHDWAEVVLGVVAVLTPLWMETETAAMWTLIVLGALVAIDGLVSLAMPGLVYGEGIQIVLGALLFISPWVIGYSDMMGAAWSSWIIGGLTMIAGATALPVANAAHDRTAGQH
- a CDS encoding TetR/AcrR family transcriptional regulator, whose amino-acid sequence is MARGSTGEDPSAKERILTAAEELFAESGFDATPTSRIAERAGVPKGLVHYYFKRKTDLLSALVERLPDEHVEPSRVVVPGDLAESLRRLVSELDQRLGASQVLSHLLWREADTHHAVRDALQDRFKLLVRQVEAVILAAGVGGLAMTDVESAAGLLALAVSYRHSVARHAEDDQPEQMERELNFIARALTFRAAPAT
- a CDS encoding aldehyde dehydrogenase family protein; translation: MSDDVAKAVEECARAAKRAAPSLAAAPDEAIDAALIGMAERLLSNRDAVLEANAADVAKAREDGMSAGLLDRLTITEERLTGMAEQLRLLAAAPHSERTVPLSTLDGGLRLVERRRPVGVIGANYEARPNVTVDVASQLVKSRNAGVLRTGSAALGSAQRLLEIVIAPALAEAGIDQDAVQLVPRAERHAAAALVAQPGLIPLVILRGSGDSTRALATEAAQHGVRTLAHADGGGVLFIDEAADLDKVRALVSGSLDRLGVCNRLNLLLIDEPIHDKVWPVVSEALAGRGVTASLPPHEHAIGYEWALDSDREATVTVSTVAGVEEATRIANEQTSGLAAGIATENAATAEAFFDGYTGTGVFWNAPTRLLDGFKLRGVPETGINLDKVPGPRGPVTYTDLYVRQYAVLPADR
- a CDS encoding ribbon-helix-helix domain-containing protein; translated protein: MVPDKVVAGRREPQPQGLSSLGKDLRTRVSSDTYEATEKIARKRGVSMAHIVRQAVENYLEKAR